Proteins co-encoded in one Armatimonadota bacterium genomic window:
- a CDS encoding ParB N-terminal domain-containing protein: MSPWATYPQREPPRQVRALAEQIEADGGHVLAVYQEPLGDHWQVFCLLPLDRVAPTPFQRRLSPTHVKRLQEVIRKLRRFVDPIVVVSPGPGVYWTPNGNHRRAALEKLQGELVPAIAIPDLMVAYQILALNTEKAHNLKEKALEVIGMYRALAAETPRAAEDDYAFQFEAAHYITLGLCYESDGRFAGGAFAPILRRVDRFLRLPLPAALRTREERAAQVRAADEVLNDIVARLRRRGLRHPYVKAFVLARTTPLGRARKTLPSFDTTFKRLIENLEAFDPSSVRYEDVVRSALMAAPPGGA, encoded by the coding sequence ATGAGTCCGTGGGCCACGTATCCGCAGCGTGAGCCGCCGCGCCAGGTGCGGGCCCTGGCCGAGCAGATCGAGGCTGACGGCGGGCACGTGCTGGCGGTCTACCAGGAGCCGCTTGGCGACCACTGGCAGGTGTTCTGCCTGTTGCCACTGGACCGGGTAGCGCCGACGCCGTTCCAGCGCCGTCTCTCGCCCACCCACGTCAAGCGCCTCCAGGAGGTCATCAGGAAACTGCGCCGCTTCGTCGACCCCATCGTGGTCGTCTCCCCGGGCCCCGGCGTCTACTGGACACCCAACGGCAACCACCGGCGCGCGGCGCTGGAGAAACTGCAGGGGGAACTCGTCCCGGCCATCGCCATCCCGGACCTGATGGTGGCCTACCAGATTCTGGCGCTGAACACCGAGAAGGCCCACAACCTCAAGGAGAAGGCCCTGGAGGTCATCGGCATGTACCGGGCGCTGGCCGCCGAGACGCCCAGGGCGGCCGAGGACGACTACGCCTTCCAGTTCGAGGCCGCCCACTACATCACGCTGGGGCTGTGTTACGAGAGCGACGGGCGCTTCGCCGGCGGTGCGTTCGCGCCGATCCTGCGGCGGGTGGACCGCTTCCTCAGGCTCCCCCTGCCCGCGGCGTTGCGGACCCGCGAGGAGCGTGCCGCACAGGTACGCGCAGCCGACGAGGTGCTCAACGACATCGTGGCCAGGCTCCGTCGTCGGGGCCTGCGGCATCCCTACGTCAAGGCCTTCGTCCTGGCGCGGACGACGCCGCTGGGCCGCGCGCGCAAGACGCTGCCGTCGTTCGACACCACGTTCAAGCGGCTGATCGAAAACCTCGAGGCGTTCGACCCCAGCAGCGTGCGCTACGAGGACGTCGTCCGCTCGGCGCTGATGGCCGCGCCGCCGGGCGGCGCCTGA